Below is a genomic region from Salvelinus fontinalis isolate EN_2023a chromosome 2, ASM2944872v1, whole genome shotgun sequence.
CTTTACTAGAAAGCCATGTTTTCAGATTTCCATATGGGCCAGGTTTCTAGTCTGTGACATTCAATCAAACCCGTTTTTCCTAGTTTGTTGGACAAGTCAAAAAACAAATGTCATTCTTTATTTGCTGTGAAATTGATATGTTTGGACTCCTGCACTCCATAGAAGTGCAGTACAATAAACATTTATTAATTGAAACATGCCTTTTATAAAACAATATACATGTTTAACTAATCCTGAATGCCAGCTCACTGCTTTTCATTGGATAGGGCGTTAGATACATGCATATTAATGGTGTTcattttgaaaccaggtttgacCAGAGATTACCTGCTGAGTTGCATGCTATGCGGTTTGTCTGTAACTGCATGGGGTAGAGAAGAGGGTAAGCATGTGTGAGTCTGTTAATGTGTCACACCTCTAGAGTAAGGGTGCTGGGGTTGACCAGTGACtgcagaaggaaagaaagaaaaacaaaagagagagactagaggaaGACGGAACCATGTGCACAGGATTCTCTTCTATTTCACAGTACTTCAACGTTGCTCAGTTcactccctccccccccctctctcatacacactccccctctctctcgctcagctgctctccctcccctcctgtggatggtgtagctctctctctctccctctctgtctggcgGAGCCGTGGACAGGATTGGAGGCTAGTAGTGAGTGactgcggagagagagagagactgaagagaagagagcagagcagaagagAGATCTATAGTAGCAGTGTCTCTGCTGGATACCTCTTCAATATTTCAATCAGAATTCTTCCTTGACCAGCTCGAGCCTCACACTTCCCACCGGACCCCCCATCACCCAACTCTTAGGAGGGGGACATATGAACAGCACAGAGGGTTTACCACCCCGGACGTCCACACAGGGAGCCATGTGATACCCCCTTGCTCTGCTGAAATCCCCCCAAATCGGTGCTCTGAATCGGGATTGAAACCAAGGATTGTATTCCCCCTGCCTGAAACCCCCTCCTGGGTTTGTGGATCTTCTCTAGCTGcaggaggaggaaaggaagggagggACAGCCAGGTCTCTGTATACCCGGTTGGGAGACACTCTTCTCTGGGCAAGTGTGGGGTGTGTACCCCCCTTGGGCTGGAGGCCAGCGCTCCAGCACCATGGATTACCTACCTGGGATTGTACTGTTGCTGCTGTTCTGCGGGGCGGTGGTGCCGGGGCAGGGGGAGCCCAAGCACAGCGTCCCCAGGTTAAAGCTCTCCTACAGGGGTAAGTGTGTATGTTCTCTGTCCCCCCCTGGCTCTCTGGTTCATTCTCTGGTTCTTTCTCTGGTTCTGCTACAGCCGCCAGCATGGCTCCAGGAGATATTACGTGTGCTGTCTGAGTTACTCTTCCTCTTTGTGTgcactctctcctttctttctttctttccctctcactcTTCAGTGTAtcttcctctctgtctgctcatctaTCTACGTATCTCTTTTCTCAATAATTTCTCTCTAAATCTTTAATTCTCTcaatctttactctctctctctctctctctctctctctctctctctctctctctctctctcttgctctcctgcttcccctctctttatttctctctctcccacttagAATAATGCTTTCTCCTTACCCTTAGATTGTATTCTCCTTACGGTCAGATTGTTTCCATATGCGGACAGGGGGCATGGTTAAATGTATGTATTGGCCCTCGCATATATTTTCCCCTTCCACTGTCCCCTTCAGAACTACCGCTGCACTGCCGTgaaacacataaatacacacacacacacacacacacacacacacacacacacacacacacacacacacacacacacacacacacacacacacacacacacacacacacacacacacacacacacacacacacacacacacagaggcgcaCATGTATGCATAgacacaaacaagcacacacacacacacacacacagacatgcgaATTATGTACACACACAGTTTAAGGGGGTAATCCGGTCTCCCTAGTTCTCATTAACCCCAAAATCGATTTACCAGCTATTCTCCAAAGTCAACAAGTACTTCTGCTTCTGCTTAGGAGAAAgtctgcacgcacacacacacacatcttactgttttaacagatatactgcatatGGAAAAGATATGCACTGGATTCACAGGGTTGTTCAGGGCACACCACTACAGAATATTCATGACCGACATGATGTCTCTATGATATAGAATAAGATCCCCAATGGACTACACCCAGGTGATGTTATCACTCACCAGTCACACATCTGGCCGGGTACCGTTCATACGGTGCTCGTGTGAGCTTTTGTCGGGCGAGTCAACATGTTATTCTGCCTTCCCTCTGTGTTATTTTGAGGTAGAAGACTGTGGAGAGACCTCAGAGccggctctctcctctctctctcacaccctagACTAAATCAAGCTCTTTGTAATGGCAGACCTTTCATCTCGGGACTAAAATAAACCACAGACATTTTTGGCATATTTTGGGACGTTTCGTTTAATGTCGGTCGTCTGAGAGGCGAGCTGTTGCGGTTCCTTGTCCaaaacatgaccaaaagtacacGGCTAGAGAGCTGTGTGGTATctccgttttctctctctctctttttctctctctctccccgctctctctccttctccttttctctctctctccccgctctctctctccttttctctctctctccttttctctctctctccccgctctctctctctccccgctctctctctctccctctccttttctctctctctccccgctctctctctctccctctccttttctctctctctccctctccttttctctctctctccccgctctctctcttcgtctcctttaaaaaaatatacattcctAAAATGTACAAACATAGGCAATTTGTCCTTTTTTCTCAGGCTGGGAATAAGGTTAGGTTGTGGAGGCCTGTAAGGCCTGTATGAACATGACATAACATTATTTTTAATCAGAGACTAAATAACATTTATCAGCAGTTTTGTTAATCAAAGtatacatttagcagacactcttatacaAAGCAACATACCGGAGAAATTAGGGTCAAGTGCTTTGCACAAGGCATCAATAGATGGTTCACTTAGttggctctgggatttgaaccattgacttttcagttactggcccaacgctcttaaccactgggctaccatTATATGGGTATACATGCACTTATTAGTGGTATGTACTGTAAGACACTGGTCTGTCTCTAGGGGGCACTATGTTGAAGATGTTTCTCTGTGCAGTCAAGGGTCAAGTAGTGCGTTGTAAAAACCGCCGTAAAACTCAGCTCCACCTGCGCCGCCACCGCGTCACATCCTCCCGACGTAACAATCTACACCAGGAATAGCCCAgaggcatcatgggaaaatgtgtTTTGCTTCATTAAAACGGTTCCCAAGATTGAGCcatctgtctgttgactagaACAACAATACTGGTCTTCTCTGATCTCCCCCACTTGTTTTTCTGACAGGACGCCATGTTGCTGTCTGACAAGGGAGGAAAGATGTGTCATTGATGAAAGGTGTCATTAGGTGATACAAAGCTGAACTGCATTGTATACAGTGGGTGATTGAAATGTGTAGTGAGACCAACCAAAGAACATcaatagctgtctgtctgtcgctctgtctgtcttTAAGGTTCCTGCTGCAGCTTGGTGTGTGTGACGACTCAACACCATCTCTCTGGTGATTTCCTCTACAGACTGAAAGTGGCATGTGTGTATTCAGCCAGGGTGGGATGTGTCAgatctgacacagacacagataatTACACACCTGGCTGAATGTGATgacgagtgtgtgtctgtgtgtgtgtgtgtgtgcgtgtgcatgtgcgtgtgtttgtgcgcagtgagtgtgtgcgtgtttgtgcacagtgtgtttgtgagcagtgtgtgtgtgtgtgtgctctgtgtatGCTCATACgcatgagtatgtgtgtgtgtgtgtgtgtgtgtgtgtgtgtgtgtgtgtgtgtgtgtgtgtgtgtgtgtgtgtgtgtgtgtgtgtgtgtgtgtgtgtgtgtgtgtgtgtgtgtgtgtgtgtgtacatgtgtgcatcTCAGAGGTAGAGGGGTCCACAGGTGTTGGATGGCTCTCTTGATGCCTGTCGTCTGAAACCTTTCTGTTCACACCCACACGTTggctgatggagagagggagagagggaagagggaaaggaggagatgagagagggagggaagcgtTGCTTTAATGAAGGGTGCTGGCAGACTTACAGTAGACTAGGCGGGAGAGAGACTGGTTGTTAAGTGAAGTACcattcattctctctccctctgtgaatCTGGCATAGTAATTAAGTCAAATAAACGACAAGGAGGAATTCTCCAGTGAAGGACAGTCAAACGAGCACAGGGTAAACATTTTCCCAGGAGAAGGATCATCAAGCGAGAGGAGAGCTCTTTCCCCAAGGAGGGATATTCAGACAAGTGCAGGACAGCAGTTTGTGTCCCCGGGAAGGACAGTTAAACAAATGCGGAATGAGCAGTTTTTGTAGGAAAATAAGAACGGAGAAACTAAAGCACATTGAGTGACCTTTCTCCTGGGAAGGCTGGCGAAGCGAGTCCAGAGTGAATGATTTCCCTGTTGTGTGAGACATTCCCAGTGAAGGATCTGTCCTCAGAGGGCCAGAGTAATGATCAGAGTTAATTATTTTTTTCTCCCTCAAGTAACTGGAGATTAAGTCCAAGTTGATCGTTTACAGTTTCTTAAATAACGTTGCTTAGATTGTCGATAGGACACAACTAGGCCCAAGCATTGAATGGATCATGAGACAAAGCAAGTCACAGTTAGCCAAATATGAATTCTAATGCTCAATGTCATTGAATTGATTATGCTCTAACGCATATCAAGGTATAGGTTATTACAGCATTGTCTTTCGCACAGCAGTGCAACCTGGACATACTGTACCtggacatactgtactgtattacggTCATCCCAGTAGTTTTCAACCTGGGAAACACTGACCCCTGCAGGTTACAATAAGCACACACATTCAAGTTTCATGTTTTATTAGTCATAGACAATATGACCAAAAGTAAGTGGACACacgctcgtcaaacatctcattccaaaatcatgggcattaacatggaaTTGGTCttctccccctttgctgctataacagcctccactcttctggggaggctttccactagatgttggaacattgctgcggggatttgcttccattcagcctcaagagcattagtgatgttgggcgatttgTCCTTGCTCGCAGTttgctttccaattcatcccaaaattgTTTGATAgggttgagttcagggctctgagcaggccagtcaagttcttccacaccgatctcgacaaaccatttctgtatgggcctcactttgtgcacaggggcattgtaatgctgaacccggaaagggccttccccaaactgccacaacgttggaagcacattgtctagaatgtcattgtatgttgtagggTTAAGATCTCCCTTCACTCgaagtaaggggcctagcccgaaccatgaaaaatagctcCAGACCGTTATTCCGCCTGGTATTGCACATCTTAGGCTTGTGAGCGGCTGcttagccatggaaacccatttcatgaagctcccggcgaacaggtactgtgctgacgttgcttctagaggcatgttggaactcagtagtgagtgttgcacccgaggacagatgatttttacgcgctttaGCActcggtcccattctgtgagcttgtgtggcctaccacttcgcggctgagccgttgttgctcctagatgtttccacttcacaataacagcacttacagttgaccgggacagctctagcagggcagaaattgaagaactgacttgttggaaaggtggcatcctataacaatgctacgttgaaagtcactaagctcttgaataaggccattctactgccaatgtttgtctatggagagtgcatggctgtgtgctcaattttatacagtgtggctgaaatagcctgaTTCACTAATTctaaggtgtgtccacatacttttgtatatgtagtgtatatacagcaTACACGTCATATACATTGTCtaacaaaatgcttacttgcaggtttctCCTCGACaacgcaacaacaataagaaacaaTAAAATATAAGAATAAAATATGaacagaataaacattttagcgtaagtataatacaggacgtagatctccaggaagagggttggactgaagacccacaggacggtagatctccaggaagagggttggactgaagacccacaggacggtagatctccaggaagagggttggactgaagacccacaggacggtagatctccagaagagggttggactgaagacccacaggacggtagatctccaggaagagggttggactgaagacccacaggacggtagatctccaggaagagggttggactgaagacccacaggacggtagatctccaggaagagggttggactgaagacccacaggacggtagatctccaggaagagggttggactgaagacccacaggacggtagatctccaggaagagagtTGGACTGaagacccacaggacggtagatctccaggaagagggttggactgaagacccacaggacggtagatctccaggaagagggttggactgaagacccacaggacggtagatctccaggaagagagtTGGACTGaagacccacaggacggtagatctccaggaagagggttggactgaagacccacaggacggtagatctccaggaagagggttggactgaagaccaacaggacggtagatctccaggaagagggttggactgaagacCCACAGgaaggtagatctccaggaagagagtTGGACTGAacacccacaggacggtagatctccaggaagagggttggactgaagacccacaggacagtaggggttgggcagccctgaagTAGAGGGTGAATATTGTATATGAACAACAATGATGTTACTCCCACACATCATCCACTGCCCTACTCTATCATGACTAACTCATTAACACATATACTGATGCTACTACATATCCCCCAAGACACATATGGAACACAGACACATGTGGAACACAGACACATGTGGAACTCAGACACATGGTGCAGTAACCCTGCCTGTAGCTCAAGCACAGGCAATCAGGATAGTGACTGACATGGCTCCCTGTTGAGTGACTGAGAGTATGTGTCTGGATGGGTCAGAGCTGTCCCCTTTGGCTGGCCCCATGGCCTCACACAaaagcacacactcacacatacttacagtacactgaccccaacacacacacacacacacatacattctgaccccaacacacacacatactgacaccacacagtcatacacactcagactcacactcacacacactcagactcagactcagactcagactcagactcagactcagactcagacacacacacacacacacacacacacacacacacacacacacacacacacacacacacacacacacacacacacacacacacacacacacacacacacacacacacacacacacacacacacacacacacacacatacttacagtACActgaccccaacacacacacacacacgaacatacacacacaaccatacGTGATTGTATCTGATCACTCTGGAAAGACAAGGACACACTGATGCTTATTTGGAAAGACAGCACGACACAGACATGCTTGCGCCATGAGATCATAATGTCATTAGAACTGCTCACTAGCCCTTCCTATTCTAAAACCACTAATGGCAGGGATGGAGGAGTCCACTTCATTATGCTGCTCACTGAGTAAATAAGTGTGATTGCACCAAAGGACCGTCAATAGAAAAGCCAAAAAATTCATATGTTGTCATTGACATTTGCAATAAAATACTTAAATGAACATTTTAATCTGAATGTGACGCAACACTCTTTTTCTCCATACGTGGTCATATTCCTTTCTGTTTGACGAAAGCACATTTTATAATCCCCAACCCTGTCACCAGGAGGACCCTAAACCGAATACGTAAGTGGATGACTTGGTCCGCTCTTTAATGTAGTCACTTTTAAACAGCATTCATTTTTTAGAGCTACTctacacaccacacagacactatacacaccacacacacacacacacacacactctacacatactcacacacacacatagctgtAGATTGTATAGACAATGGCGTGGCTGCCATCCATGGTGCCAGCCGGGGCACAGCAGGGTGGCATGCCGGCTCATCGGGCCCTTGAGAAGGGCCCACCTCACCGCTGGTGCATTACCACGGGCAGTTGCTTTGTATTTACATCTCTGCATCTCATTTGAATCCATTGATTTTAAGAGAGGGGAGTCTATCTACACCTCTAGGGTATTTCACTTATTATTTCCTCATGAATGGAGCAGACAGCCGTATGGTCCTGtggacacacgcacacgcacacgcacacgcacacgcacacgcacacacacacacacacacacacacacacacacacacacacacacacacacacacacacacacacacacacacacacacacacacacaggcacgcacacaggcacgcacacaggcacgcacgcacgcacgcacacacacacacacacacacacacacacacacacacacaaatgcttgCAGATGGCCGCAAAAGCAGAAAAGCAGGTTGATGCACGAGAATCTAAACGATGTTAATGAAACATGGAAAGACATTGAGGTACAGACACACTCACAAACGCTCACGCAGACACACTCACaagcgcacacacagacacactcataagggcacacacagacacactcaggaggtcacacagacacactcattagggcacactcagacacactcagaAGGTCACTCAGACACACTCATAAGGGCACACACAGTAGCTCATTTGGAATATAGGCTTAGCCCTCTCATCTCTTCACACGTGATTGTAACCCCCAGCAAGCCAATAAAAAACACGGCACGTCACCACTCGCTGTGTTGGCAAAGTCATTGAGAGGACAGAGTGTAGTTCAGAGGCTTTGGCTCAGGCATCAGCCAACTTCTGCCAGGTGTACCAGCAGGTCCTTGGACCAGGATGTAGTTGTAGCCCTGTATCTTAATTAAACAGTAACGACCCGAGAATTTCTGATAGGGCACAAAGGGGTAGTGCGAAAAAGTGATGGAGAAGGCGAGAAATGGACGGAGAGGGCAGCAAGGCCGCATTGCCGGTCCCCCGCCTTCAGTGCATATGCTCTCTCACCGTGCACTTCCTGTGCAGTCGGCCGAGAACGTCAGTGATTCCCCGTGACAAAACGCATGCTGCTGCAACCCCGAGGTCACTTTCGTGCAAATTCTTCTTAGCAAGCATGGTAGTAGTTGGGTAGCATAGGTTTCGAGCATCACTAGTAAAGATAAAGAGATAAAATGTCCGTCTAGTCTGGTGCAATGTCATTTGttgtcatttttttcatttgGCTAATTACAGCACACCCCTATTTGGCCTCAAAATGGCTGTGTTGTGGGGATCAATGGAAGTCTTCAGCATGAATGACTTGGCACCTGCTAGACTGCTATTCTTTAGAGAAGCCATGTGACAGGGTTTACATTGTCACATGGTCTGTTGGAATCAAGCTGCTTATCCTTTTAGAATATTTAGAATGTATAAACACATGCCCGTATACAGTTGCGTTGGCAACATAGCCATTTAATCCTCCCATGACTTGCCAAACGTGGCACATGCCACAACATGAAAGCAGGCCTTTTAAGAGCACTGTCATTATCAGCATAATAGCCGTTTAATGCCTCGCGTTAAATTTCAGTGATTTGGCCATTTAAAGCAGCTTTATACATCTGTAGTTCCTCTCCTTTGGAAGAAGTgagaactttatttaacaaaacagAGTAAGTGTTATAATGTTCTGTATTGAAGAACAATTTCCCTCTTTTGATCGTTTTTTCAAGGTAATGAATGTTTTATGATCTTCAAGAAATCCAGCTTTTTCCAGACTGGTCTGTGGTTTGATGATATTGAGTTTCAGGAGCAATATACAGGTAACTGGCAAAATAAAGAACCTAATAGGGCTTAGGGCCACCAACAGCTTCCAGAACAGCTTTAATatgcatagattctacaagtgtctggaactctactggagggatgcaacaccattcttccatgagaaatttcATAATTTGgtattttgttgatggtggtggaaaacgctgtctcaggcgctgctccagaatctcccataagtgttcaattgggttgagatctggtgactgagacacacacacacacaaacacacacacacaaacatacttgcATACGAAATAGTAGGCCGTTTGAGTATTTGAAAAAATCTGTTTATAGTATCTCAAAGTGCATCAAAAGCAAAAAACTAACAGgcaatacatcatcatgagtagcctatctATAGCTGGCTAGATCGATCAATGGAGGCCAATTTTTTGAGTGCATGCATCCTCTAAAGATGGAGAGTGAGGGCTACAGGCGATGCTTTTCGGTTCATATGTGAAGCCGTAACTGATGGTGCATTGAAGACAACAGGGAacaccaaaaataaataaatgctccGACTGTATCTATGATGGTGCAggcacgcatgtacacacacgcacgcacacgcacacgcacacacacacacacacacacacacacacacacacacacacacacacacacacacacacacacacacacacacacacacacacacacacagaggctgagggggaggggggaaagaaacaacaacaacaaccaggaTCATTTTTTCCAACAAAACAGGGGAAGAAAAACcaaaatgacacaacagtgaGACGAACAAGGTTGTTAGTGTCTGAGGGCTGAGGGGTTAGCGGCTGTGACCTCACGAAGCAGCACTCAGGGCTCCCTCACTAATACGACACGACACACTAAACCCGCTCTATTTTTACTCCCCTCAAAACTCCAGCTTATCCGCCAGTTGCTGTTGCTTTTTTTTTCTTATTTGTTTTCATTCAACGTTAACGGTACGGGGCTTCAGGCATTTTAACCCCTCTcaagcgcacgcacgcacgcacgcacgcacgcacgcacgcacgcacgcacacacacacacacacacacacacacagaaccaagCCCCTGTGGGTGTAAGATGCTGTACACTCTGTGCAGCTCTACCTCCATGTCATTGTAGGTTTACCTGACAGGTTGGCTGGTTTAGGGATGATGGTGTAAAGCTACTGGTTCCTTTCATGGTATATAATACACAGCCAACGGCACAGGGATTAACACAGGGGGAGAGGTGTCTCACCTTAATTCTTCCCTTGGCAGCGGAATAGCATACAAGTGACTCCAGAAAGGGACACAATGTCTTGTATAACTTGCCTAAATGTGTACATTTAATTAAAACAGAGAGGTTGGGCGAGGTTCAAAGCTATTGAAGTGATATGAGTGGGGTAGCTCAGTGCATTTTATTAATCTGTGCTCTTCTATTCCAGCATATTTTACAGCCACACTATGATGGAGTCTATTACACTGCTATTACAATGTGTACAATGTAATTACCTGGAATCACACTTGTCTTTACAGCATGATAAAGTAGGGAGGAGATGCTTGTGCAGCAGATCCTTACAGATTttcattgttgttgttttgtttgttttaactTGGTTTAGGGGTTTGGCCACTGGATAACAGAGCTCTTACTGTATCTGAACAAAGGAGGACATTGTTGAGGTCTCTGGGGGTACCAGGTAGATATTCTGACCCATATAACTCATTGTGGACACACAGGTTGAGTGGATACCATGTCAAAGGAAAAGATTAAAGGTATTTGTAAGGTATTTTGACCTCTATACCACTAACCacattcttttctctctctcccccaactttgtctcctcccctttctcgCAGCAGATACGGCAGCAAGAGACTACTACAAGGGCTACCCCATGGTGGACTACTCCCGCCATCACTCCTCGCCCCCCACCTTCCAGCCCATCGCCTTTCACAAGGACAAGCCCTTCCTGCCCCCTCCAGACATCCACGCCCCACTGGCCATAACCATCAACGCTGCCCAGCTCCCCAAGCCCAAGATCTCCAAGACTAACACCCACCCGCTTACCTCCAGCTCGGCCTTCAAAGTCTGGGACCCCAGTAAGGGCCATGTCCAGCATCCAATGGCCTCCCACATCGGGCAGGCACTGCAGCAGCATCCGCAGCATCCGCAGCATCCGCAGCATCCGCAGCATCAGCAGCATCCGCAACATCAGCAACATcagcaacatcaacaacatcaacaacaccaacaacatcaACAGCAGTTACATCAACAGCCCAACAGCCGCCGGCAGACCTACTCCAACAAGCGGAAGTTCAGCATTGAGACTCTCCCAGAACTCTTCTCCCAGCCCCTGGGCTATGGACAGTCGCCCCACATGCACCCCAAAAACAAGGGGCTGCCCACCAACAGCAAGACAGAGGTCACAGTCTGAGCATGAACGTTtggagagcaggagagaaagaaaagagtcTATAGAACTGGGAGTAAGGCCTGGGAGCGAGAGCTTTTTGTACGAATCAATGTCGTGTTGATGGCTGGGAGGACGAACAGGAACAAGCAATCTTCTTTTGCTATTTTAATTGCAGGTTTTCTTCGTTACTGATAATGTAACACCCAAAACGGAAGGTAACGATCAGATGAAGTGACTCGCTCTCTCTAGACCTGGTTCACCTAAATTCCCTCTCTGTCCCAGCGTCCTCCCTGTTTTGTTTTGGTCAATCTCCTCTTTGCTCCCCCTGGCACCACTACTCTACAAAtccctacccccccacacacttacacactctcCTACTGTTTGCAGCCTGTCAGAGTGGTACACGTGGGTAAAGCACCCCCAGGACCCTGAACAACAGCAGTGACAATGCCATTGTCTTGTCAGCTCCCATCACCCTCCATCCAGAACAGAGTGAGATACCATTCTGGCAAATCTGTaccagcgagagagagggagaggaagaggaagagagagaaacagctggaAAGG
It encodes:
- the LOC129827503 gene encoding GATA zinc finger domain-containing protein 10-like, which translates into the protein MVDYSRHHSSPPTFQPIAFHKDKPFLPPPDIHAPLAITINAAQLPKPKISKTNTHPLTSSSAFKVWDPSKGHVQHPMASHIGQALQQHPQHPQHPQHPQHQQHPQHQQHQQHQQHQQHQQHQQQLHQQPNSRRQTYSNKRKFSIETLPELFSQPLGYGQSPHMHPKNKGLPTNSKTEVTV